The genomic region GGCCTGGTGCCTGTCCTACCCCGACGAGGACCTGATCGGCCGGGTGCCGCTCATGCGCGCCGCCCTCGGCGAGTTCCCCGGCGCCGTCGAGGACTTCCGGGAGGTGCTCGAGGCGCTGGAATCCACGCCGCCGATGGAGAGCCAGGCCCAGTACGTGCGCGAGTTCGACCTCGGCAAGCGCCACGCCCTGCACCTGTCCTACTGGACGGACGGGGACACCCGGCGCCGCGGCGAGGTCCTGGGCAACTTCAAGAAAACCTACCGGCAAAGCGACATTCTGGTGGACACGCACGGCGAACTGCCGGACTACCTTCCGATGGTCCTCGAATACGCCGCCGTGGTGGACCTCGCGGCCGGCCGCGGGCTCCTGACGCGCTTCCGGGCGAGCCTGGAAATGCTGCGCTTCGGGCTGCTCCGGGACGAGCTGCCGCACGCCCGGATCCTGCAGGCCGTCTGCGCCACGCTGCCCGGGAAATCCCCGGCGGATGAGCAGGCCGTCATGCGGATGGCCGGCTACGGCCCACCCACTGAGGCCGTAGGCCTGGACCCCTACGATCCGCGCCTGCTGCCCGTGAAGGGGGCCTGACCATGCTCGCATC from Arthrobacter sp. NicSoilB8 harbors:
- the narJ gene encoding nitrate reductase molybdenum cofactor assembly chaperone, translating into MTRRQQVIYLAAAWCLSYPDEDLIGRVPLMRAALGEFPGAVEDFREVLEALESTPPMESQAQYVREFDLGKRHALHLSYWTDGDTRRRGEVLGNFKKTYRQSDILVDTHGELPDYLPMVLEYAAVVDLAAGRGLLTRFRASLEMLRFGLLRDELPHARILQAVCATLPGKSPADEQAVMRMAGYGPPTEAVGLDPYDPRLLPVKGA